A segment of the Thermoplasmata archaeon genome:
ACTTAATTTAAGCCCTTACTTACAAGAAAAATTGAAGCAGGCTCAAAATTTACAGCAGCAATTAGAAAGTACGTTGGCGCAGAAGTATCAGTATGACATAAAAATAAAAGAGCTTGCAAAGACAATTGAAGAATTAAGCAAGATAAAAGATGATTCCAAGATATACAAGAATGTGGGAGCTATCCTTATAGAAGTGAAAGACAGAGCAATATTATTGAAAGAATTGCAGGATGAAAAAGAGACTCTTGAAGTAAAATCAAAAACAATGGAAAAGCAGCAAAAATTTTTAGAGGATAAATACAAAGATATTCAGGCTGAGTTTGCCAAGGCATATGGCCAGAAATCAGAGAGCAGTTAATCTCTCTATTTTTTTCAGGTATTCTGACTTGCAGACATTGCAGCAAAAATATTTGTTTTCTCCTCCAACTTTTGCAATTACAGGTTCTCCCTTGATATCCCCCTTGCAATAATAACACTTGATCTTTAACATTGTGTCTTTTTCAAGCATAGTCTCATTTTCTGATTTATGTTCAGAAAGTATTGAATATCGTTTATAGTTCACCATCTCCTGAGAAAGAATCTCTAAAAACTCATGTAACTTCTCGATATTTTTGTAGACGTATGTGACTATTATTACATTCGATTCTGCATTGAGAATTTTTCTTACATTTTCGAGGCCTGAAAGCTTATCTAGGAAACTCTTTAATTTTTTAGGGTCACATTCTATTATGAAAAGGTCTTTGTAGTTCCCAAGTTTAATAAAATCCAATTCGGTAGTATATTTCTTGATCAATTCTAACCGTTCAAGAATTTTAATTTTTGAACTTACGGTAGGAGTGCTAATATTAATTTTTTTTGCGATTTTTCTGTGCGATATTCTGGAATCCTCGATAAGCAAAGACAGAATTTTTAAATCGATGTCATCTAGCTTCATAAGTATATAAAAAACTTTTAGATATTAAGTTTTTGTTATATTTCTATGACGGTAATATAAGGTTGGATAAATAATATTTTTTACTCAAATTTTTTATGTAAGTATTTGCCTTATATCAGAATTAAAAGAGTATTCGCTACGGTAATTCAGAATGATCTAACCATCAATTTCAGCCAGAGTTATACGTTGATTTATAAAAAGAGAAATACGTTTAATTTTTATGCGCAGTATGATAAAAAATTAATCATTTTTTGGGAGATATGGAAATACCAACATAGCGTCTCCAAAGCTGAAAAATCGGTACTTGTTTTCAACAGCAATTCTATATGCTCTCATAATATTTTCATATCCTGCAAATGCTGAAACTAACATCAAGAGAGAAGATTTTGGAATGTGAAAGTTGGTAATCAGTGCAGCTACACCGCTTTTAAATTTATATCCTGGATATATGAACAGATCTGTTTTCGTAGTGTTGCTCATAATCTTTCCATCTTTAGCAGAGCTTTCAAGTGCTCTCATAACAGTAGTTCCAACGGCTATCAATCTGCCGCTTCTATTGTTGATCAGGTCTGCAGTATCATTTGAGATACTATAATACTCATAGTACATTTTATGGGTAGTAATATCCTCTTCTCTGACCGGTGCAAAAGTGCTGAATCCTATATGTAAAGTAATATATCCTATTTTTACTCCTTTATACTCAAGGTTTTTTAAAAGCTGGCTTGTAAAATGAAGCCCGGCAGTAGGCGCAGCAAGAGAGCCATTATTCTTGGCAAAAATAGTCTGATATCTATCTGCATCTTTTAACTCTTTTTTTATGTACGGTGGTAGTTTTACAGTAGCAACATTATCTAGATCTGGCTCTTGTTCAAA
Coding sequences within it:
- a CDS encoding prefoldin subunit beta, which translates into the protein MVELNLSPYLQEKLKQAQNLQQQLESTLAQKYQYDIKIKELAKTIEELSKIKDDSKIYKNVGAILIEVKDRAILLKELQDEKETLEVKSKTMEKQQKFLEDKYKDIQAEFAKAYGQKSESS
- the queA gene encoding tRNA preQ1(34) S-adenosylmethionine ribosyltransferase-isomerase QueA gives rise to the protein MNLNSLEAYDFYLPKTLIAQDPVDPRDHSKLMVLNQDKIIHDYFYNIINYLEKDDLIIFNDTKVLKARMIGKKLTGGKVEALITSKKDNVCTAIIGGKNVRIGTILDFNGLRGKVIEKNEGFGTIEFEQEPDLDNVATVKLPPYIKKELKDADRYQTIFAKNNGSLAAPTAGLHFTSQLLKNLEYKGVKIGYITLHIGFSTFAPVREEDITTHKMYYEYYSISNDTADLINNRSGRLIAVGTTVMRALESSAKDGKIMSNTTKTDLFIYPGYKFKSGVAALITNFHIPKSSLLMLVSAFAGYENIMRAYRIAVENKYRFFSFGDAMLVFPYLPKND
- a CDS encoding winged helix-turn-helix transcriptional regulator; the protein is MKLDDIDLKILSLLIEDSRISHRKIAKKINISTPTVSSKIKILERLELIKKYTTELDFIKLGNYKDLFIIECDPKKLKSFLDKLSGLENVRKILNAESNVIIVTYVYKNIEKLHEFLEILSQEMVNYKRYSILSEHKSENETMLEKDTMLKIKCYYCKGDIKGEPVIAKVGGENKYFCCNVCKSEYLKKIERLTAL